Proteins encoded by one window of Epinephelus moara isolate mb chromosome 18, YSFRI_EMoa_1.0, whole genome shotgun sequence:
- the retreg3 gene encoding reticulophagy regulator 3 — protein MAHTGAMEDAQVDDSSTQQGSGVCLRSRPCSSERDGQVRAVKAALQSRLGPYERVLTYLQCVLVWERPLQCLLLYTVVNVVFWFFALTSLRLLFLLASGLAVAVCVDTWKNRIWPEIRVRNQDESENESWGLVQPGILSVPELCHHIAEAWVSAAVLASSVVQYKRQNPGKFCLLTCGVFTCLAMVGRYIPGLVLSYSAVWATLLAPLGAYHRVFQHVCVKLEPVLQRLDFSAYGYMMSKPIDNQFLRRPIRGAASGEDSDSEEELAAFCPTFDDAIVAKELALTDSEHSDAEVSYTENGTFNLSRGQTPLTEGSEDLDRHSDAEESFAQDLPDFPSINPDATLMDDDDDTSIGLPSLGVSGLTSHRASVLDVDAHLDSDQEDLDAELSLSGLPPASDFAGDLAGVIASNMIQAALAGALQPRPPATQRREGPPRAGAHRSYRKQSSSELDTDLDGEDFEMLDQSELNQMDPLGGGGGTRRGESQGSTFLSSLLGKPQ, from the exons ATGGCGCACACTGGGGCAATGGAAGACGCACAAGTGGATGATAGCTCTACCCAGCAGGGGTCTGGTGTCTGCCTGCGAAGTCGACCATGCTCCAGCGAGAGAGACGGTCAGGTACGAGCTGTCAAAGCTGCTCTTCAGTCCAGGTTGGGGCCCTACGAGCGCGTCCTGACCTACCTGCAGTGCGTCTTAGTGTGGGAAAGACCCTTACAATGTCTGCTTCTCTACACTGTGGTCAACGTTGTGTTCTG GTTCTTCGCCCTGACCTCACTGCGCCTGCTGTTCCTGCTGGCTTCTGGTCTGGCTGTAGCTGTCTGTGTTGATACCTGGAAAAATAGGATCTGGCCCGAGATTCGAG TCAGAAACCAGGATGAATCAGAAAATGAGAG CTGGGGTCTGGTGCAGCCCGGCATCCTCAGTGTGCCTGAACTGTGCCATCACATCGCTGAGGCCTGGGTCAGCGCAGCAGTTCTCGCATCCAGTGTGGTGCAGTACAAACGACAAAACCCTGGCAAG TTCTGCCTCTTGACCTGTGGAGTGTTCACCTGCCTGGCTATGGTTGGACGCTACATTCCTGGATTGGTGCTCTCCTACTCTGCCG TGTGGGCTACTCTCCTGGCTCCTCTGGGAGCTTATCACAGGGTTTTTCAGCATGTGTGCGTGAAGCTGGAGCCAGTCCTGCAGCGACTGGACTTCAGTGCTTATGGATACATGATGTCAAAGCCTATTGATAATCAGT TCCTGCGGAGGCCTATTCGTGGTGCAGCCTCAGGTGAAGACAGTGATAGTGAGGAGGAGTTGGCTGCTTTCTGCCCTACG TTTGATGATGCTATTGTTGCGAAGGAACTTGCACTGACTGACTCAGAGCACTCTGATGCTGAGGTGTCCTACACTGAAAATGGAACATTTAACCTATCACGTGGCCAGACCCCGCTCACAGAGGGCTCTGAGG ATCTCGACAGACACAGTGACGCTGAGGAATCCTTTGCTCAAGACCTCCCAGACTTCCCGTCTATAAACCCTGATGCAACTCTGATGGATGATGACGATGACACGAGCATAGGTCTGCCCAGTCTGGGTGTGTCTGGGCTAACTAGTCACCGAGCTTCAGTGCTGGACGTCGATGCTCATCTGGACTCAGATCAGGAGGATCTGGATGCAGAACTTTCTCTCAGCGGCCTGCCACCTGCTTCTGATTTCGCCGGAGACTTGGCCGGAGTCATTGCCAGCAACATGATCCAGGCAGCGCTGGCCGGGGCGCTGCAACCTCGGCCTCCTGCCACCCAGCGCAGAGAAGGCCCTCCCAGGGCCGGGGCCCACCGAAGCTACCGCAAGCAGTCCAGCTCCGAGCTGGACACAGACTTGGATGGAGAGGACTTTGAAATGCTGGATCAGTCTGAACTGAACCAGATGGATCCCcttggaggaggaggggggactAGACGGGGAGAGAGCCAGGGGTCTACCTTCTTGTCTAGCCTGCTGGGTAAACCACAGtga
- the tubg1 gene encoding tubulin gamma-1 chain has translation MPREIITLQLGQCGNQIGFEFWKQLCAEHGISPEGIVEEFATEGTDRKDVFFYQADDEHYIPRAVLLDLEPRVIHSILNSPYANLYNPENIYLSEHGGGAGNNWASGYSQGKKIQEDIFDIIDREADGSDSLEGFVLCHSIAGGTGSGLGSYLLEKLNDRYPKKLVQTYSVFPNQDEMSDVVVQPYNSLLTLKRLTQNADCVVVLDNTALNRIATDRLHIQNPSFSQINQLVSTIMSASTTTLRYPGYMNNDLIGLIASLIPTPRLHFLMTGYTPLTTDQSVASVRKTTVLDVMRRLLQPKNVMVSTGRERQPSHCYIAILNIIQGEVDPTQVHKSLQRIRERKLASFIPWGPASIQVALSRKSPYLPSAHRVSGLMMANHTSISSLFERTCRQYDKLRKREAFLEQFRKEDIFKDNFDELDNSREVVQQLVDEYSAATRPDYISWGTQEQ, from the exons ATGCCGCGGGAAATCATAACGCTCCAGCTCGGACAATGTGGAAATCAAA ttgGTTTTGAGTTTTGGAAGCAGCTGTGTGCAGAGCATGGCATCAGTCCAGAGGGGATTGTTGAGGAGTTTGCAACTGAAGGGACTGACAGAAAGGACGTGTTCTTCTATCAG GCTGATGATGAGCACTACATCCCCCGCGCAGTTCTCCTAGATCTGGAGCCGAGGGTGATCCACTCCATCCTCAACTCGCCTTATGCCAATCTGTACAACCCAGAGAACATCTACCTGTCTGAGCATGGTGGAGGTGCTGGGAACAACTGGGCTAGTGGATATTCACAG GgcaaaaaaatccaggaagacaTCTTTGACATCATTGACCGGGAGGCAGATGGCAGCGACAGTCTGGAG GGGTTTGTCCTGTGTCATTCCATTGCTGGGGGGACGGGCTCAGGGCTGGGATcctatctgctggaaaaactcAATGACAG GTACCCAAAGAAGCTGGTGCAGACTTATTCTGTTTTCCCAAACCAGGATGAGATGAGTGATGTGGTCGTTCAGCCGTACAACTCGCTGCTCACACTGAAGAGGCTCACCCAGAATGCAGACTGCGTG GTGGTATTGGATAACACGGCCCTAAATCGCATCGCCACTGACAGGCTGCATATCCAGAACCCGTCATTCTCCCAGATCAATCAGCTG GTTTCTACCATCATGTCTGCAAGCACAACGACCCTGCGTTACCCAGGCTACATGAACAACGACCTTATTGGCCTGATTGCATCCCTCATTCCCACACCCCGCCTCCACTTCCTTATGACCGGGTACACACCACTTACTACTGACCAGTCG GTTGCTAGTGTGAGGAAAACCACAGTGCTGGATGTGATGAGGAGGCTTCTGCAACCCAAGAACGTGATGGTGTCTACAGGAAGAGAGAGGCAGCCAAGCCACTGCTACATCGCCATCCTTAACATCATCCAGGGAGAGGTCGACCCCACGCAG GTGCATAAAAGCCTCCAAAGGATCCGGGAGCGTAAACTTGCCAGCTTCATTCCCTGGGGTCCCGCCAGCATTCAGGTGGCTCTGTCCAGGAAGTCACCATACCTGCCCTCGGCCCACAGAGTCAGCGGCCTGATGATGGCCAACCACACAAGCATCTCCTCT CTGTTTGAGCGGACGTGCCGGCAGTACGACAAACTGCGTAAGCGTGAAGCCTTCCTGGAGCAGTTCCGCAAAGAGGACATATTCAAGGACAACTTTGATGAGCTGGACAACTCTCGCGAAGTGGTTCAGCAGCTGGTGGATGAGTACAGCGCAGCCACGCGGCCTGACTACATTTCCTGGGGCACGCAAGAACAGTGA
- the psmc3ip gene encoding homologous-pairing protein 2 homolog: MSKKDNGASLILAYLNEKNRPYSAQDVFCNLQKQHGLGKTAVAKAMELLALEGKIKEKTYGKQKIYFADQSQFKDVNDADLKSMDSQISQLSAEVQSLTQSCRQLDAELKELNSSLTTEEMMSEIQELKSECSGYRARLEKIKAATNHVTPEEKEKVYKERNVYVKEWKKRKRLASDMMNAILEGYPKSKKQFLEEVGVETDEDCKVVVPST; encoded by the exons ATGAGTAAAAAGGATAACG GTGCGTCACTCATCCTTGCATACCTGAATGAGAAGAACCGACCCTACAGTGCTCAGGATGTCTTCTGCAATCTACAAAAGCAGCATGGACTGGGCAAAACA GCTGTGGCCAAAGCCATGGAACTGCTGGCCCTGGAGGGCAagataaaagagaaaacatatGGCAAGCAAAAGATTTATTTTGCTGATCAG TCTCAGTTCAAAGACGTGAATGATGCAGACCTAAAGTCGATGGACTCTCAGATCTCACAGCTCAGTGCAGAGGTTCAGTCCCTCACCCAGAGCTGCAGACAGCTGGATGCAG AGCTGAAGGAGCTCAATAGCTCCCTGACAACAGAGGAAATGATGTCAGAGATCCAAGAGCTGAAGTCAGAGTGTTCAGGGTACAGAGCGCGACTGGAGAAAATTAAGGCAGCCACAAATCACGTCACaccagaggagaaagagaag GTTTATAAGGAGCGGAATGTTTACGTGAAAGAgtggaaaaagaggaagagattg GCTTCAGATATGATGAATGCAATCCTGGAAGGGTATCCAAAGAGCAAAAAGCAGTTCCTG GAAGAAGTCGGAGTGGAGACTGATGAGGACTGTAAGGTGGTTGTTCCAAGTACTTGA